A genomic region of Saccopteryx bilineata isolate mSacBil1 chromosome 1, mSacBil1_pri_phased_curated, whole genome shotgun sequence contains the following coding sequences:
- the RPL7L1 gene encoding ribosomal protein uL30-like: MAEEEPRKKIPLVPENLLKRRKAYQALKATQAKQALLDKKERRKGKDLRFKRLEWFLHDAWRQQRDKVRLRRLEVKPHGLEVPDKHSLAFVVRIQRINGVSSMVRRTIAGLRLKKIFSGVFFRVTPQTIKTLRVVEPYVTWGFPNLKSVRELILKRGQAKVKRKVIPLTDNTVIEEHLGKFGVICLEDLIHEIAFPGKNFQAISEFLCPFHLSVARHATKNRVGFLKEVGSPGYRGERINQLIRQLN, translated from the exons ATGGCGGAGGAAGA GCCAAGAAAAAAGATCCCTTTGGTTCCAGAAAATCTCCTGAAAAGGAGGAAGGCTTATCAGGCCCTCAAAGCCACCCAAGCAAAGCAGGCACTTTTGGACAAGAAGGAG cggaggaaaggaaaggatctTAGGTTCAAGCGGCTGGAGTGGTTCCTACACGATGCGTGGCGGCAACAGCGTGATAAGGTGCGCCTCAGAAGACTAGAAGTGAAACCTCATGGTTTGGAAGTGCCAGATAAACATTCCTTGGCCTTTGTTGTACGCATCCAAAG GATTAACGGAGTGAGTTCAATGGTACGGAGGACCATTGCAGGGCTTCGCCTGAAGAAGATTTTCAGCGGTGTCTTTTTCAGAGTCACCCCCCAAACCATAAAAACACTGCGTGTAGTGGAACCTTATGTGACCTGGGG ATTTCCGAATCTGAAGTCTGTCCGGGAGCTCATCTTGAAACGTGGACAGGCCAAGGTCAAGAGGAAAGTCATCCCTTTGACTGATAACACAGTGATTGAGGAGCACCTGG GGAAGTTTGGTGTCATTTGCTTGGAAGACCTCATTCATGAAATTGCCTTCCCGGGGAAGAATTTCCAGGCGATCTCGGAGTTCCTGTGCCCTTTCCATCTCTCAGTGGCCCGGCACGCTACCAAGAACAGAGTAGGCTTCCTCAAGGAGGTGGGCTCACCTGGCTACCGGGGTGAGCGCATCAATCAGCTCATCCGGCAGCTGAACTAG